The following coding sequences are from one Vicugna pacos chromosome 11, VicPac4, whole genome shotgun sequence window:
- the DKK1 gene encoding dickkopf-related protein 1 — protein sequence MTTLGTVGAARVLATLVAAALCSHPLLGVSATLNSVLVNSNAIKNLPPSLGGAAGHPGSAVSAAPGILLEGGNKYQTVDNYQPYPCAEDEECSTDEYCASPTRGGGSGAQICLACRKRRKRCMRHAMCCPGNYCKNGICMPSDHNHFHRGEIEETIIESFGNDHSTLDGYPRRTTLSAKMYHSKGQEGSVCLRSSDCATGLCCARHFWSKICKPVLKEGQVCTKHRRKGSHGLEIFQRCYCGEGLSCRIQKDHHQASNSSRLHTCQRH from the exons ATGACGACTCTGGGCACAGTAGGTGCTGCCCGGGTCTTGGCAACCCTGGTAGCTGCGGCTCTTTGCAGCCACCCTCTGCTCGGAGTGAGCGCCACCTTGAACTCGGTTCTCGTCAATTCCAACGCCATCAAGAACCTGCCCCCATCGCTGGGCGGCGCTGCCGGGCACCCAGGCTCCGCAGTCAGCGCTGCTCCCGGAATTCTGTTGGAGGGCGGCAACAAGTACCAGACGGTTGACAACTACCAG CCATACCCATGTGCCGAGGACGAGGAGTGCAGCACTGATGAGTACTGCGCGAGTCCCACCCGCGGAGGGGGCTCCGGTGCGCAAATCTGCCTCGCCTGCAGGAAGCGCCGAAAACGCTGCATGCGTCATGCTATGTGCTGTCCTGGGAATTACTGCAAAAATG GAATATGTATGCCTTCTGATCACAATCATTTCCATCGAGGGGAAATTGAGGAAACCATTATTGAAAGCTTTGGTAATGATCACAGCACCCTGGATGGGTACCCCAGAAGAACTACACTGTCTGCAAAAATGTATCATAGCAAAG GACAAGAAGGCTCTGTCTGTCTCCGATCATCAGACTGTGCCACAGGGTTGTGTTGTGCTAGACATTTCTGGTCCAAAATCTGTAAACCTGTCCTCAAAGAAGGTCAAGTGTGCACCAAGCACAGGAGAAAAGGCTCCCACGGGCTGGAGATATTCCAGCGTTGTTACTGCGGAGAAGGCCTGTCCTGCCGGATACAGAAAGATCACCATCAAGCCAGTAATTCTTCTCggcttcacacctgtcagagacACTAA